The Hordeum vulgare subsp. vulgare chromosome 4H, MorexV3_pseudomolecules_assembly, whole genome shotgun sequence genomic interval cttctacttattcttcttcttctactttttcttattttcttctactaaacaggaaactaacctaagactaaacataaacgtaaactaaacctaaactaaaactaaacctaagacaaaacaaacctaaaacctataactaactaaacaaaactattacaaaaaaaGCTAAAAAAACTGACCTCGATccggtggcgcagggaggagaggcgcggggaggagggccgcaggggggaggggctcgaggagggcgtggggaggagggccgcagggggaggggcgcgaggaggagatgcgcggggaggagggccgcagggtgaggggcgcgaggagggcgtgcggtggtgtggcggcggcggcgctggggtggggtggggcggcggcgctggggtggggcggcggcgctagGGTGGGGTGGCGTCAGCGGCGCTGGGGTGGAGGttgcggtggagagagaggggagagagagtgggggagcaCACGGGTGGGCAGGACGACCGTTAACGTtagggggtccatcccctttgccgtctgtcgtagACGACAAAGTTagttaggctgacggcaaaggggtggggtggggcggggtggggagagaggagaggtggggtgGGAAAGGTTTGCCGTCTGTCTTCACTACCTTTGCCGTCCGTTGACGGACGACAAAGCCCTGGCCGATGGTAAATATCctttttaccatcagtgagccctttaccgtccgctttaggtcagctgacggcaaagagggtctttgccatcagccagcagacgacaaagccctggctgatggcaaattactgttttccagtagtgcatgGTCGTGCTTCTAGGAATATGGAAAAAATCACATTTTATTTTTCCCCTTTCGTGAGAGAAACGGATTTGCTTCTGGTGAAGGCATACATTTTCCTATTGGAATGAAAAAACAAACGTGTTTCCAATTTAGTTTTTTCCGTTTTTTTTTTGGGAAAACTAATTCGGCAAAACCTATGAATATGGGATCTAGTTCTGaatatcttgacacgaggaatccaACGACGAAAAAGGTTTAAAATTTAGACACGGGATTTAAGAGATAAAAACATTAAAAAAAATCTACGTAAAATAGAAAAGTCTTAGGTTACGACAAGTGGCGCATATGCAGTGTGACATTTGTCACAACCTCGGATGGTGGTACTTACCCTTGCAAAGAATGCTCTTTAACTAGTGATTTTGTCATTATAATGTACATATTGGTTGAGACACGGCTATATTATTTGTTCAGGGTGGCTTCTTTGGGTTGTTTCTGTAATTGTTGTAGTGTGCGCGAGTGTAGAGTGTGGAGTGCCAATTGACTTGTTGTTGGCAGCAAGTTGTAGTCTTTTGTACTTGGTCTTCTATATTCTATAAAAAAATGGTACATCTAAGCATACTCTCAAAAAACATTTACGCCccttaaaataatatttttacaTTTACGGTTTTTTGGGGCGCTTGGTAAATAAGCATTATACATAATATTGCAATGACCATCCATTCTAAAGACAAAAATATTTTGATTGAACCATTATCAGGTGTTGATTGAGAATAAGTATTTCCAAGTCAATTAAGTGTTATCACCACTATGTAATAATTAAAGAATATAAGTACATTCATATTACTTCATTATAGTGAAGACTAATATCAAAAGTATTTAGTCTACCAATTAAAAAGATGTAATCAACCTAGGGACACCGGGAGACCAATACAATTAGGCCAGCTAGCTTCAATGTGGTGCAACAGTCCAAGTTCGTTTCTTGGGATGTGGCGTCCCCATTGTAGTGACGACGTCCGAGAGGTCACGTCCGTCAGTCCCGCTGTCCTGTCATCCGGTAAAGTGATAGGTATCAATGTGATGCATGCTTTGGGTCGACAAGAATATGGCGTGGGAAGGGACACATGCGTTCGATCGAAAGAATGAGAGAGGCGGGTGGGATTTTTTGGTCGGCCAGGCTAGTCAGAAGCGGACATGGCAGCGGTCGGGACGCCCGATCCCTCCCCTCCTTTCTTCGGTTTGTGGGAAAAAGCTTATTTAGACCGTCAAGCGGACCGATACAGACCCACGTTGGATGGCTTCTAGGGTCCGGACCGCGTGGCTCGGACGTATGTAGGCGGTTTGAGAGTTAACGTTGTAGATGCCCTTAGGGCCATAGAGGACCCTTGTTGACGTGAGGGCTCTTGCTCCTCTTTTTTGTAGTTTTTTGTGTGCCCGGTTAGGGTTTGTATCCTCATTAGGAAGGCAAGGTTAGGGTTTGTATCGTCATCAACAAGGCAAAGCAACAACGACCGGTGGAATAAGGCCATGCCCGTGTAGCCCCTATCCTCGTGGTGCGTCTAGCATTGTCAAAAGACGTATAGATGTGTGTCTTTGACGTATCTTGCGAGATTCTGTCGTTTCTTGTTTGGATGGGTATCCTTGGATCCGATCTTCGTTCATTTATGTTTGTGTGTCTACATATTGAATTCTTTCGATCTATGCTTATCTTTGACGGTACAGTTTTGTGCCTTAGTACGACAAGGTTTGTCTGGTTTCAACAAGGGAGGGGCTATGATGACGGCGTGATTCGACTTGATCTTTGCTTAGTGGTCTTCGGGCGTGGATGTAATCTTTGTTACTTGGCGCTGTTTGTAATGTTTTGACAATGGTTGTTGAATAGGTCAGAAGTTTTAGGAGAAAAAAAAAACAATTCCCATACATTTGCACCGTATTTGAGTATCACACAGTAACTCAAAACTCTGGTACAATACAAGCATGAAAGCATAGACAACCGGAACAACACAACCGTATCGCTCTCATTATTACATTGCTCACGTGCACACATAACACACACGAGTATATTGCTCACGGCCAGACGGCCTAACACCCACGAACTCGTGAGTAACTCGTGAGTCCAGACGCGGCATCATGTAGTAAAATTTCAGTCACGCGAAGGAAGGAAAGTAAACCAAACTTAATAAGCGCCGGCGGATCATGCGGCGGTGACGGCCATCTTCATGCCGGCCTGGCAGTGACCGGGGACGCTGCAGATGAAGTAGTTGGTGCCGCGGGAGAGCGTGACGCGGTCGCTGCCGGAGTTGTACGTCCTGCTGCCCCTCGCCGCGCTGCACGACTTGTACCCCGCCGCGTTCACCGCCACCACGTTGTGCGCCCCACGCCCGTACTTGAACACTGCACGCATGTACAAACACCATGCCACCGTCAGTAAACCGAGCCAACATGTTACTGTGGTACGAAATGCACAGCAGGGCTGCAGAAGCAATCAATCCTTGGGTGAACTTGTCACTATTTACTGCGGAAATATACACACGGCCGGTGGTGCGCGCAGAGAAAAGTCCCTCTCTTTTAACAGCAGTGGAGCACTGAGGCCGGCGTGCATGCGTCTCTTCATGGCAGCGACAGCGACACAGGAAACATGCACGACCCACAGTACACGACGTACTACCACTACTCTACCCGTCTACCGAGGCCAACGGTAGCCTAGCTAGCTATGTAGCGTAGTACGTAGGAGATGAGAGTGAAGCAAAATTATCGTGCAAGCTGGAAGAAAGTGATTAATCGCGGCACCGGACGCAtggaagggagggagggagggagggagggagggagagcacTCACGCAGCACGTCGCCGGCGCGGAAGCGCTTGCCCCTGGGCCAGCCGCCGGAGCTGACTGCCCAGCCGACGGTGTACACCTTGGACTCGGCGAACTCGCCGTGGAGGAGCACGCAGAGGAGGACCAGCGCCAGCACGGCGGTCGCACTGCCGCCGCTTCCCTGAGCCATGGCTAGCTGATGCTCGACTGCAAGAGCTCGGGAATGGAAGTGCAGGAGAGGAAGTGAAGACTAGGAGTGAGTGGTGAGTGGAGGCttgggtggtggtgctggtgtggTGCTGGGAGCCGAGTTTTATAGGCGTCCGTGGCCGCCGTGCCAGCGCATGGCGAAGACTGAAAGGCCAAGAGCGTGGCTAGGCTACCACCACACGCGTTGCCACACCGGCGCGGCGCGTGTGAACGTCGAGCCACTGTGGTGGTGCCCTGCCGGTGAGAGTCCAACGGGAGAGCCCACACCACACCGGCCAGCTTAACTTCCTAGTACCAGCTTGGAAAGTTGGTGGTCGTAGAGGAATTTACTTCGGTTGAAACCGGCCAACCACCCAAACATGGGGGGTGGCCATGCCTTCGGATTACATGCATTTGGGTTACTAGCAGCCAGCAGGGGTGATGGATCGTGAGGTTAGTCAAGGGAGCATGGAAAGCGGCGAGTGAACGCTGCTGCCGAATGCTTGATCGACGGTAAAGGAAAGGAGAACGGGGACCCGGTCGAcggggagctagctagctagaggACGCCGGGCTGTTTCGCTGTCTGTCGGAGGCCCTCCGGTACGTTTCCACTTGGATCATGCGTGCGTCCTTCGAGTTAGGTCAAGTGGATTCGGTGAGACAGTGAGTTGAAACGGAAGGGGAGGAGGCCAATCATGCTTGATCTCAGGGTTCAACGTACACGACACACTTGCTGCATGCAGTTGTGGCAGTGGCGGACCCAAGATCAAAGTTTAGAGGGGGCAAAGATGTGGTAAATGAAGAAATGTTTCTTTGCTAAGTGGGGGCAAATCactatctagcttggcatattaaAAGGGTGCTGAAAATTTAGTGGGGGCAGCTGCCCCCATGGCTTATACACTGAATTCCCCCCTGAGTTGTGGTACTACTGGTACTTGATTTATGTTCAAGCTCCCCTAAAAATGGATTTACATTCAAGCTCCCCTAAAAATGGATTTATGTAGTGCTCCCTCCGCTCCATAGCGTAGTGCATATAAActaaaaaaataataatcaaatcACATAATTTTTTATCAACTTCATAGAGAACATATATCATTTTATACATCATAAAATATAGtttcatattttatatgttttatattgtatatatacatatttttctTCGTAACCTTCATCAAAATTTCACTACAACATGTTTTTCTCGCACTTCAGCATCGGATTCGTCGAAGGAGCATCTAACGCTCGAGTCCTCAATTCCTCCTCAAACGCTCGGACAGGTCGTCCGGCCACTGTCCGGTCACAAAAAGTCGATCCAGATGGGCCTCTCAAACCGTCCTCAAACGCCCGGGCTGACCGGCACCCCTcatttccagcccaaatatgTGGCGGATATAAGGGAGCCCGGGCACGCCCGACTAGCCCACACTGGCCCGCATCGATCTCACATATATTCGTCCTCATCCGTTGgtcggaccaaaccctagccactttacTTCCCTCCTCTGCACTCCCATCCGTTACCCAAGCTCacctccggcgatctccggcatGGCCTCCGACGGATCCGACTCCGACCAGTACGAATCCGTCGACTGGGGGGTCGTCTCGTGCGAAGTGGAGGAGGCAATGGTGGTTCGCATTGCACCGAGCCGCCCCCGTGAGGATAGCGCCCGGCCGACGGGAGGATCTGTCTGTCGCGGCTCCATAACGTCCGCTCAAAGGGCGCTCAGTTCCTCTAGGGCGGAATCATCCATGTCCCGACAGGCAAATCCATTGTCCGGAACCGCGGACTTCGAGTCCCACCGGGAACGGGCTGCCTGTTGTGGGAAGGAGAGGATAAGGATCGCTGAGGCCTATCTCGCAAAGGAAATAGCGGAGACGGAAGGCGGCTGATGTGGCGGCGCGGGCGACCGCAGAGGAGGAAGCCATCCACGCCCGCATTTTGAAGAAACGACAACAATGGAACATGCGCGCCCTCGCCAGCGAGCAGAATTGGGCGGTCCGTAAAATGACCGGACTGCcatcgaaggaggagaaggaggtgagcGGCGGTGAGAACAGCTCCGACGACGAGCAAATCTGGCTTGATCCGTATTGGGTCTTTGACCGGTACTTTCGTGACAAGGACGATAAGGACGCGGGGAAGGACAAGGACAAGAGTAGATAATCTCCACCATAGCCAAACATGCCAACTTTTGGTAGTTTGATGGCATGTTTAGCAATGATGGACTAGCCGGACTAGGTGTGTGCGTCGACGTAGTAGTTGCATGTGTTATATGGATTTAAGATATAAATTTTAAGATATCCAAATGTAAACTATATTATTTAAAACGTGactgttagagcatctctagtggatggtgtaTATGGAGGTGGATGGTAAATATACACGATGCAAACTGAAAAACGCTTCCCAGTGGATCGTGTATACGGGCGTGCAAGTTTTACACGTCCATCCACGAGGCTACTGCTCGTGGAAATAAACACGCCTCGTCCACGCTCGTGTATGGAAACGAGCTGCTCCCGCCCTGCTCCAGCCATCCTCCCGCCTCCGTCCAGAGGCCATCGAAGCTCGCCGGCGACCACTCCCCTCTGGTAAGCTCTCTCCCTCCCTTCTATTTTCCATTCCCGTCGGTAGAGAGGAGGCGCGGGACGTCGGGCGGCCGCCGCACCGCTAGCCAgatctggcggcggcggcgctcgccatggagaggggagggcggggagagaggggcggggggagggcggcggcgctGCGTGCAGGGGGAGGGCGGCCGCGCTGCGTGCGGGGGGCTGCGTGCGGGGGGAGGGCGGCGGCGAGATGCAGGGGCGCAGCGGGGCGCGCTGCGCTGCGTGCGGGGGGAGGGCGGCGAGATGCAGGGGCGGGGCGCGCTGCGGGGCGAGATGCAGGGCGAGATGGAGGGACGGGGCTGCAATTGCTGTTATTGCAGAATTTGCTGTCGGATTGCTGTTAATTGTTGTTATTGCAGAATTTGATGTCCATTGCTGTTAATTGTTGCTGTCCATTGTTGTTGTCCATTGCTGTTAATTGTTGTCCATTGTTGTTGTTCATTGATGTCATTGCTGTCAATTTGATGTCTAAAATAACTGTCTAAAATTTGTATTTGTCTATTGCTTGCAGATGAATGATGACCAAACCTTCTTGGACATCATTGATTTTGGTTACATACAAACACAATCACATAGTCCAATTGGAGAGCACGCAACTCCATCAATTCAGCTTCGTTCTGCAATAACACAGAAAGGAAAATCCAACAAAGGAAAAAATTGGTCTAGTGACGAGGACAAGGTTCTCATAGCAGCATGGGCAAATACATGTTTGGATATTGTTGGGACAGATCAAAACCGAGATACTTATTGGGCTAGAATTTCAGAGTACTACAACAGACACAAGGAATCATCATGGCCGGAGCGAAATGATAATGCAATTAATTGTCGTTACACATTCATTAACGGAGAGACCTCTAAATTTTGTGGTTGCCTTCAGCAGATTTTAAATAGGCAAGAAAGTGGAAGGACTATAGAAGAAAAGGTATGCGCCAATATGTGATGTGCAATATTCTATATGTGTTGTGCATATTTTAACCATATATTTGTGCAGACAAACGATGCACACATTATGTTCAAGGAAATGGATCCTAAAAAAAGAAGCCTTTCACATTGATGCATTGCTACATAGATTTTTCAAAGTATCCAAAGTGGCAGACAAGAGAACTTGAAACTTCTGTGAAGAAACAAAAGAAGACCAGTGATGCAAGTCCGGGCACAACCACCAATGATCCGGCTGATGCATCCTCGGTACGCACTGATGCTACCTCGATACGCACTGATGCTCTTGAACATGAGAAAAGACCTGATGGTGTGAAGAAGGACAAGAGAGGTAAGGCTGATGAAATTGCTTCCAAGCTTTCATTAGAAACTGTGTGGGCAGCAAAGCAAGAGAAGGATGAGATCAAAGAGGCGGCAAGAAATGCTCGCTACGCGCAGCAACTTGAATTGCGAAAAGAGGAGATTGCACTAAAAAAGAAGGAGGATGCACGAAACGATAGGGAAGATGCGCGAAGACAATTTGAATTAGATGAGAGGATCATGCTCATCGACACTGGTGGTATGACTGATGTGCAAAAGCAGTTCTACCAAGCTAAGCAGAAGGAGATCCTTGCTCGCAGCCTAGAGTAATGTgagctatatgttgttgttgtaagAACAATTTACTGTTTTCTGCTAGTTGTTGTAACAATAATTTGATGCTTTCTGCTAGTTGTTGTAAGAACAATTTGATGCTTTCCGCTAGTTTATTGATAGCTGCATTACAAATATAGCCGTTGGAATATACACGTCCTAATTTACACGTTCCACTGAAAAACTGAAACGTGTATAATTTGACAACGTGTATATGAACGTGTAAACGAAGATATACACGTTTAAATTTACAccatctactagagatgctcttagcgtCTACGGACGCGTATGTAAGTCTTTTAAGGGACCAAATTTGAGGATCAAGCTATAGATGGTCTaagtgatttttttttcttttttgcactgCTGCATGCATGCAGCTAGGCATGTGGAGTACTACTACGTACGTACTGCTGCGCCATAAACACAGCAAGAGCTCAGTGCAGAATTAAAAGCTCGGCATCAGTCATCACGTTCGCCAACTACTACTGAGACTTGCTTTGGACATACACCTCCTTCCAGAAAACCTAATCCTGTCCTTCTCGGGCTCCTTCATATTTTTCTCGTAAGTAGCACTTCTTTTGCAACTAAGTAGCACTTCCGTCTGCGTGGTAATGCGAAGGCGCCCAAGAAATCAGGCATGCAAGCCCGGCCTGGGTCAACCCGTACGTGTCCCCGAAGTCTTCCAAGCTAGGAGTATCGCCAATTTTCAAATCAGAGAGAAGGCAAATGGATTGGTTTGGACGCACTCCCACAACGCTACGCCAGCGGCGTATCTATGGTTGAATGTTTGGCTCCGGAAaacgagagaaagaaaaaggggaTTAGAAAGCAAGTCATGTGATCGTGTCTGAATTTTGGGGCTCTGTCTCAGGCAGCTATGCGTAAGGACCGAACCGTGTCCGGAAATTTCGTAAAAGCGCACTCGTGTAAGTGTAACAGCATCTCCAACCGCCGCGCTTCGCGCacgcttcggctggtttagcgtGGGAATAGacgctggctccaacagccgcgctataatgcagcgcgcgccgcTTCAGCAGCGTCCAAAAATGCAGTGCGTGCAGCAcgcacaaaccacatatacaccacatatacatttcaaaaaatatgAGCAAAAActgtcaaacaaacaaaataaatcaacaataaatagtcattacaactcaaacaaatagtttatccttcagtacaacaaataatgcaataaagacaaccaatagtccatgaacaatacaatacaaataatgcaataaacacaaccaaatCATTCTCTTTGTCGTCCATGTCATGCCCACCACTTttcaatcagatccttctgaagatcattgtacgttgcgggacgccgaatggcatgataggaggcaacaaaacgggctaCCCTTCAGCCCTCCGTagcactcgcacgggatgtcccaagagctcatactgtgagtaatctaaatcttggccacgctcattctcgatgatcatgttgtgcatgatcacacaagcgtgcatgatgtaccaaagcattttttgatcccaaaatctagccggtcctctcacaatagcaaattgggcttgcaaaatcccaaatgctctcttcacatcttttctagcagccgcatgagcattgtggaaatcaagatttttcttaccttccggCTTTTTCGACGGCTTCACgaaggtttgccactttggatagatgtcatccgctagataatagccatagttgtacgtacggtcatttgctacaaactgcaccggtggcaactcaccatctgcaatcttattcatcagtggtgaccggttgacaacaTTGATATCATTCAAAGATGCGGGcattccaaagaatgcatgccaaatccaagtctcccgatcagccaccgcttcaaggattcTAGTGGAACTCTTTTTTTGGCTgtggaattgcccatgccatgcctttggacaattcttccaactccaatgcatgcaatctattgagccaagcatgccaGGAAAGCCGTGAGCCTTGTTTATCGCCAATAGCCTTGCGACGTCTTCAGCAGTGGAAGATCCCAAATactcctcgccaaacacttgcataattcccactgcaaagcgcttgacacacatgatggtttggctctcacccatagccaagtgatcatcaactagatcagccgggataccgtatgccaacatacgcaatgcggctgtcaccttcagaaaggtgctatgcccgagctctccggcggcattcctcctttgctgtgaaaaccggtcatggctcgctagtttctctgcaatgcgcttgaacaagtctgtgctcatcctaaaccggcgacgaaaatacgacaccgggtatgtgggattctccacgaaatagttcttcatcaatctgttatgggtatcaatcctatctctccaaattttctcccgacccatacccgaaccaccgtgcttcggttttttattgatatgcatagctatgatcttgcaagatcctcctcctcttccatatcaaattcttcttcgaaagaatcatacgacgaactcatctacaatgttcaatactatactTTAAAAACTaccattcaaaacatgcaccaaattcataagTTTGGAGCAATAGATACCTTgtaggcgttttgtcgaacacGTTCGGGCGCGGCGCGACAGCGAGCTCTCgggcgctgttcctcggacgTCGGAGGCGCGGGAGGGCCGGTCGGACTAGGAggggtggggcggaagcgcggagacgcggggaggccggggaagcgcctgaacggtcgccggggggcgcgggcggcgcCCGCAGTGGagacaggccggggaagcgccttaGTGGTCGCCGGAgggcgcgggcggcgacggcggcgcggggataggccggggaagcgctgaACGGTCGCGGGGGCgctagcggcggcggcggcgcggccagATGGGGGGAGCGAGCGCGGGAGCGCGAGAGAGAGAGCAGGTGCGAGCACGGGAGAGTCGCGCGCGTGGAAGCCGTCACAACAAATAAGGGGCGcgggattgcgtttcggccaACGCGCTGAACTGGAAATTGCGCGCGCGCCATTTTTGCGTGCCCGCTAGAGCTGcccgccgcgttgcgcgcgcgctaaaactgcCTTTTTTACGGCGCGGCGCTTGTATagcgcgcctgttggagatgctctaaggtactccctccattccataaTATACATAAATGGTGCGTCCACATTTTTCAAGACCTAAGTTTAATTATAAATTTAACCAACGAGATCGGTTATGACAAGAGCAAAAATTATATCGCTTTTGATATGAATTCAGTAGTATAATTGTTATTCACGCCGTAATCGGTCTTGTTGGTTAAATGTATggttaagattttgaagaagcatggacatattactccctccatctcagtttataagtccgacacgtgtatctaggttgtcaatttgatcaacttaatgataagcatatattacaaaaataatATCATTATAACctggatgttctattttctaaagatataatttttatactaaacaatatattttatacaagtcaaattgacgacctaaatACACGTgcgtgccttctaaactgtgatgAATATAGTGTATTGTGAAATGGAATGAGTAGTATAAGAGTAATGGGCCCGAAGTCATCGACGCTGACATGATGTGTGACAAAGCAATGGAGATGACAAGAAGATTGCGTCTGTGTTTTACATTATTCAAGTCCACACTATACAAGTTGAATCCAAACTTTTGTGCATGTCGATCAAATGCATTTCACAATTTCCATACGTCAAAGGATGCCTggctgttttttgttttttaggcATATAAAGAACATCCGGTCTTCTCAAATCATCCCCAAACATTTACGGACACATTGGATGAGTGACTGGATGGAAAAGGGACGAAAAAAATAACCAAAACAAACATCTTATATCATGCCTATACGTGTGACTTGTTCACGAACCCTCGCATTATAATCAAGTGTCACAATgatatgagggctcgcggacACGAAAGGACGTGCCTAGTCAGTTTACGGCGTAGCATGCTGATCCTTCCGAAccaacttttatttttctttattctttcttttttctctccctctccatctccaccAACCATATGTAAGCGATCACACATATCAGGGAGAAAATGAGAAGTATTTTTAAGAAAATGAGAAGTATGACTACATGGACGAACAAATAGGGATCCAATACGAACACACCCAAACACACTGAACATGCACGTCCATGGATTTTCTTTTTTAAACAGATGTTTGAAGGACAAGATTTGTCGAATGAGTGTAGATGTTGTAAATGCATGTCAAGTTGTTGTGTTTGGCTACCTTCCTTACAAAAAGATGCACAATTTTGCATATTGTAGAGAGTGAAGTTTGTTTTTGTtaaagcatatttctccatacatGGTTTTGCtagttgatgacaattcctatggactaatggttttcttgagttatatttataggatttgtccataggcactacttgaagtccatctggtgggTTGAAGaattttatatgatgaccaaggtggtattcaaggtattatcaaaagaatggtcatagagaaacaaggttgatcaagatcgtcacacaaagagtaaatcaagatgatcaacacacaaagcgtacaagatgtaccgagaggggtcaagtgatcccatggtatgggaagcattgtccattacgtgtttatgtactaacccatggtcttcgtgagagttctatgtggggttaggtgtgtttccatgggcttgcgtctagaggaagatctcatacaaaccatgaagtatgacgtcaagttgtgatcgtcatcaagattgcggtgtgcaagttcaagtggatcagcacaaatatatcatgcttgaagcctgccgtccattgtggtggcaatggacttgtgaagatatgctaaagagcgactcacccatgttgtgtatgggggagcaatcaactagtcttcatcaagccaacgcaatcaagaaggtggtccatcttgaggaagccaagatcatcgtcatctagctcaagaggacgaggtgcaaggtataggtttgtccttgataggttttcggttttaggatagattgtcgtactgttaaggggggctctcaagtgagtagctcgatcgtatcgttcgttgagagctcgaaccatttgcatccttgcatcatacttcttggttcttgtttggtgtttctctttgtgagttttagagcttatggtcatcttcatgacaagctcgagttcatcgaaaacggagtccatatgcatctactatgatgttttcaatgttggagtttttgccggttcttcattcatagaggtcccacatctctatatcattggcattttcatagaggtcgctgtttggatagctcttgtcgtcctgaatccaacaagcttgtgtttgctcgattcggagctcgtatgcggaagttatggttgtttcagtggcgagcggtagtaccgctccgggtgggcggtagtaccgctccctagcggtagtaccacttcgggacggtagtacctctctctgagcggttgtacttcgtcggactttttgcaaatACTTTTCCAAGCGGTGGTAGGCCCGAGAGTAATATATTTACTACcgtggcctagcggtagtaccgctcctcgcgagcggtagtaccgctagggggagcggtagtaccggtcctcgccaacggtagtaccgctcctcgccagcgatagtaccgctgtgcgcgggctgtaagtggggtaacagtctg includes:
- the LOC123447427 gene encoding chemocyanin-like, with the translated sequence MAQGSGGSATAVLALVLLCVLLHGEFAESKVYTVGWAVSSGGWPRGKRFRAGDVLLFKYGRGAHNVVAVNAAGYKSCSAARGSRTYNSGSDRVTLSRGTNYFICSVPGHCQAGMKMAVTAA